GACTCAAGTAACCGACAGTGTTGCATAGAGCTCTCCGGCTCTCCTCCTGTTCGACTGCCTTAGCTGTCGTagagaaggacgcagaaaagatggaagagaaacaaaagaaacaaGCAGAAGCTGGCGGATAGGGCTTTCACGTGTCGGGGGCCTGGTGTTAGCTGTCCCACTCTGAGAATGAAATCGAACCATACTCAAAACGCCCGTGGCGACTTCCGCAAGAATCGGATTTTGTTACGTGTTTTCTTTGTCAACCACCACAGTGCTTTGCAACCGAACCGTCGTTCCTTCGAGCTTTTGACTGTTAACACGAACAGAGGAAACTCCTCCCTCTTTCCACGTCGAGGTGTATATTTACAGGCGACACAAcacggctgcatgcgcgtctctctccaggagCGCTGCAAGTGACTGTATGTCATAGTCTACAAATCTGCTATCCATTTAAaaatatctatctatatatatgtgcttCTTCTATCTCCAAGGGTTCATCCGCAACATCACAGTGTCTAGCCATCGAAAGGATCGACTCAACAGCAGAGATTTCAGACGCTACAAAGGCTTTCCTCAAGGACATCCACGAGCGAAGCTATCGAGACCTGCGAAGGGAGGAAGATTAACAAGGTAATTTTAGGGGGGAAAAAGTAACTTACGATGTTTCTGCGTTGTGGTCGAAGTCACTAGCGGATGTCGTTCTCCACTTGCATGCGCAAGTGTATCACAAGTCGACAAGGGATAATAGGAAAAGACGTCGAGGGGTCGCAGGCGAGCTTTCCGCACGACCGCAGCATGTTCGTTCATGCGTAACTAGTGATGTGAGCCGCGGCGGACCCTAGATGTAAAAAACGTGGTAGTAGCCATACGAAACTCAAATAGAGTGTGTTTTGCGAAACGGCGAAACTTGTTCTAGTGCTGTACGGAAAAGCAACATCCGAGTTCATCATATGCTCTAATGGTACAGACAGTGAAACAGCCGTTGCGGGAGACAGCCCTGCGCGTGTGGTCGAGTGCTTGTAGCGAAGGCACGGCATTACACGAGAATAGCGGAAGTGAAACGTACAGGAATCTCTTCTGTAAATGAACCAAGCGAAAGGAAAGCCGTGTCATGCCGGGACGCTTCTTGGAAAACGGTGTAGCTGCCGACATGATTCGACGGGGCGTATTGTACGGGGTCGGGTAGCCAAAAAAGCGGAGATATATGCCCGGCAAAAAAATGATGGAATTGGTTTGTAGCAGAGGACGGAAAGTTACTGAAGCCGTACGGAAACCAATCCTCATCATAGGGGCGTACCATGATGTGGCGGCTAGCCACCCATCGCTGCACTTACATTTGCATACCCACACGCGAATAAACACGGAATAAATCCTGATTCGTAAAGCAGCCCACATGGATAAGCAGGCATGTTTACTGGAGGTAAATGACAGGTTTAGGCGAACTGCAACACAGAAGCAATGACACCAGCAACAACACCCGCAGCCAGGAAGGGGCGGACAGCCGAGGAAGCGATGTGGAAGGTAACCTGGCACGCATTTGGGTTTTCGGTTCTTTCAGCTGTTGATGGGTCCACCGCTTTGCAATAGACATGAAGGTCTTGCTGTTCACTGGGCAAGGTGGGAACTGTGAACTTGTactccttctccttctcagaATCTGATCCGTTGGACCCCCGTTGCGTCTCGGACACCTGGTCATCAGCAGCGGCCGTGACTTCTGTGAGTGACGCGCTGGGAAGGAAATCGTGAATGGTGACAGGATTGGATCCCTTATACATCTTCGGATTCTTGGAGTCGAGCGCTGGGTCCAGGTATTTGAGGGTTTTATCGCACTTGAAGGTGACAGACTGGCCCGCCTCGGCAATGTCGAAGCTGAGGGGTGTGGTCAAGCAAACGTTCTTCGCGACTTCGGCTTCTTTCTCAATAACCCGGGAGGACCTTCCATCGTTGCCGCGCAAGGCGGAGGCCTGCTGGGCAGAGATGGCGAGAGCGCCGAGGGTCAGAAGGGAGAACTTCATTTTGAAGCTAGGCTGCGGGAACCAGAACCACACACAAAACGGGACGGACGACGGTGGACGGCACTGCCTGAGGATATCAAAACGAGGAGCCACTGTAGAAGGCTAATGGGAGAGACCCAGATTCGTCCAAGACGATTATACTCAGGAATTCGGAATGCCAAGAGGCAGAGGTGTCTCTACTCTTTCTAGCCTTTCTCATGGTGTACCCATTTCCTTTCTCATGGTGTACCCATGCGCCAGAAAAGCGCCGGTTAACGGGGGGACTATACGGGCCCGTCTCAAAGGaggggggaagaaagagatgcTGTATACGACGTGACAAGTGGAAGCCGAGAGTCAGAGAAAGCATAGAAGCCTTTTTTGCGTTGAAAGCAAGTAAAAACTCGTCATAGCTGCTTCCTCGACAAAACTGAGATGCAAACTTTGCCGGGgcgagaaagcagcaggGACTTGCGTCCGGGTCCCCGCCCCCCAAGGAAATTCAGGACCGGTGTCTCTCCCGGAACTTACaagctgaaggagaaagcgagagctCCACAGAAGTCCGTGGAAGTGAACGAAAAGAGCTGCCGGCCTGAAAATTGAAGGTGTTTTAGAAGAAAGGGAGCGACGGAGATTACCGGGCGGACGAGGATGGCCGGAAATTCCGGCGCCATCCTGTCCCAACGTCGCGGGAAGCAAGAAAGCTAGCTGGGCTAGAGACGCGAAACTAGCTAAGGAGCAAGTCGTGTGCACTGGCTGGTCAGGTGAAACCGCATCTTTCCCTGTCTCACTAAATCAGCATATTTCCCTCTGCGTGTGGGTGTTTCCAGAGAAAATACGGAAGAAAGAGTTGAGTAGATTAGGCGAGAGGCAAAACTCCAGGCGACAACTGGAGCAAACGGTGATGCGATCAGATCGGATTTGACGATATGCCTTCAACTCTTCACTGTATATGCAGTTCTTGCCAATAAAGAAAGGCACATTGCGAAAGACGATcttcagagaaagaaaatgaccgcaagaagaacggagaagagcacACATCGAGGTGTGTATATGCGTGGGGCACCTCTGTTCGTAGAGATGTGCGCATTTTTGTAGTGATTGTCTAGACATAGTTGCCTACAAACATGTATCGATTATCAGCCTATGAGAATAATGTACGAAATGCAACTCAATCCGCATGTTCGTGTATGCTTACTTACGTATGCGCAGATAGAGACCCCAGAATTCCGTTTTGCCGAGTTTCTCGGTAGCACGGTGCCCTGTCCAGCGAACGATTAAACgattcctttctccctcttggggagaaacaggaatTCGCGATGGCACACATTTCACCCATTTGCATGGCTGGAGgcaaagacgaaagaaacggggacgacagagaagagcgggtGACAGGAATGTGAGCAGATGAAAAGCTGATGAGTTGCGTATTCCGTGTCATTGGATACCGTATAACGGTGTACAACAGTTAGGAAGATGCACAGGCCAGAGGAAAAGGCACCAGAAAAAACGGtaagaagacaaggagagagagaaagccagTATGACGGGGAGAATGAAGACGAGAACACacgacgacgacgagaaaaaggaaggaccAGAAGCGTCGAAAATACTGACGTctggcttcttctgtctcccctctcttcttttgtaTGTCATAGAGGGTAAACTGGGAAAGGAAGAATTACATTCCTTCGCGGCTCTACTAGATTGTCTCTGTAAACAAGATCGTGTTCCTCAGTGTGCGTCGACTCTAAGAGACTCTACCCCTTCCATTTCaattcttttctcctctccggcGATCGTGCCCGTGCGTCCACTAGCAAATGCGGGAGGCCAGTGGTTATCGCCAGGCACCCCGGCGTTCTGGGCAATTCCTTACTCAGTGCTGACATAATTCGTtttgtgtattttttttttcttctgaatCGAGTAGAACGGGGACAATGTTGTACAGAGCTCTCCGGCTCCACTCCTGAGTGATTGCCTTAGCTGTCGTACAgaaggacgcagaaaagatggaagagaaacaaaagcaAAAAGCAGAAGCTGACGAATGGGGCTTTCGCATGTCGGTGGCCTCGTGTGTTCTATCCCCGTGGGGGGAGCGTGACAAAATACTCGAAGACTCCCAGTGTCGATCTCCTCAAATAGCGCTCTTTGATGCTGCTCTTGTTTTTCAATCGTCGCAATGCTTTCCAACCGAACCATCGTTCGTTCAAGCACTTGCCCATTGTAGAGGTTTATGTATAGGCAATTAAGCACGTCTGGATGTGTATCTCTTTCTAGGCATCAAGGACTGAATGCTATGTACAACTCCATAAATATCCTTCttcatgtatatgtattttaCATTTGTAGCAGTTCATGTCTGGAAGTGCCTCGCGGTATGAGACAGCCGTTGTGGTCGTGTTGAAACTTTCTCGACCTCTTTCTTCCAGCGGTTGAGCGTTATTGCTATTGCCGAGGGAGGAACAATGCTTCTtgagaaaacaaaaacaaCAGCCACCAACGAGCTCCCCCTTTCCGCCAGTGTCACGACACAGCGCAAACATGCGTGAACCAGAGGCGCTCTGAAAAGCAACTACCTGCCGCAGCATCCAGGTGCTCATGTGAGAAAATACTTTGTCGACGCTCCAGAGTGTCAATCCGATACCACATTTTGCAAACGCTTCACATTTTTTCGTCAAGACGCCACAAGGCCAAGACGTCGATCGAAAGCCcaaaggagggagaggctGATCCACGTGATGGTTGTAtgtggaaagaagaacgatAAATTTCTTTGTCTTTAACCGTGGGAACCCTGAAACTAGGGAGTGGTCCCTAGTCGGCATGCAAGACTGTGTCAAAAGACAATGAagtatatataatatatatacatatttcAACGCTACCCTGACGGGTTATGAGTATGGTCTCAACCTCTTCACTCACGATTGTTACAGTGCTGCGAGCGGCGGGGAGTTCTATATGCGGAAGACACCTTTCTTAGGCACACGAGGTGTAAGGTATGTGGTTCCGCGCGAAGAGACAATTTCCAATGTTGCATCGAAAAACAAATTCGAATTCCACATGCGCTTCAATGGGACAACGAGAGCTGTCGTAGGAAGAAGCCTGTGGAGCCGAATGTGTCTGGTGGAACAGGAAGGATTTCGCATGTGCATTGCGAAGGTGTAACGTTAACGAAGCGTGCGTTTAAGTGGACACGGTGAAAGGTAAACGTGACGTGGCGGGAAGCTTCTCGGAGTTGGATGTAGGTGTTGGCCTGATTCCAGGCGGATTTTGTATCGGATCGGTAAatcgaagaagcggaagccAATCCGCCAGGGAGACCATGAAGTTCGTACAAAGTATTGAAAAAATTTGTAGCAGCTTCGCAGAAAACGGTCACCTGAGTGAAATTGGTTGATGCGGTGGCTGGCCACCCACCAGTGAATATTCAGCTGCGCGCCAGCAAAAACGAGACTAGATCCTTATTTCTAAACGCTTAAACAAGCAGGCATATTCACCATAGGTTCTCAACTCGTTTAGACGAAGTGCAGAAGAGATGCAATGACTCCAGCAACGGCGCTCGCGGCCATGACGGGGCGGACAGCCGAGGAAGCGATGTGAAAGTTAACCTGGCAATCGTTGGCGGTGCCTTGGCTACGGCTACTCGCTTCTGTACCAGTGGCCGTGCAGTTGACATGGAGCTCCAGCTGCTCACTGGGCAAGGCGGGAACTGTGAAGTTGAACGTGTTCCCCGTAGCATCACGCTGTTTAGGCTGCTCAACAGTATTGGAGTTGACTGCTTTAAGAGTCGCACCAGGGAGAAGGCTGATAATGGGGACGGCCTCGGTTCCCTTATACATCTTCTGCTCGGCCTCGAGCTTCGGGTCCAGGTTCTTCACGGAAGGATCGCACGTGAAGATCACAGACTGGCCGGCGTCGGTGATGTTGAAGCTGAGCGGATTGTCCTTGCAAGTATGTTGGGCCACCGAGCCTCCTTGCTGAGTGGTACCATTATCGCTCCCGCCTTCCGAGGCACAGGCCTGCTGGgcagagagggcgagggCGCCGAGGGCCAGAAGGGAGAACTTCATCTTGAATTAACTGAGACCAGGGCCACACACACAGGGAAAATACGGCTGTAAAAGGGTCGCAGGTGTGCGTAGGGatacagaggaagaaggtcGAGAGGTACAAAACTCAAACGGATGAAGCGTATCGTGATCGAAAATTTGGCGGGGTGAGAGCTTCCCTGTAATTGCCGACCCTTTCAGTATGAACACACGGAGGGAGCGACGCAATGGGAATGCACACTGATGAACAGCACTGCTTGGTGTCACCAGCAAAAACACAAATGACCGTCGAAGGATGACTAAAAAGCACGTATCCGGCCACGCCGCTCCTGCACTGGAAGTTAGAGTGTCTACAAGGAGTGGGGGTGTGCTGGGTTCGTGGTCAGGCCCCCCGCCCGACAAACAGGGGCTGATTGGAGGAGGACGTACCCCCCTCGGCCGCGGGGTAGCAAAGACAGTGTCTACAGCAAGACAGGAAAAGACCAGAAAACATGAGACAGATGAATTCGCTTCCCTGTGAGCCACAATAATGGTGGACATGTTAAATTCATCGACAAAGCTGAATGCGACCTTTGGTGTTGGGGACAGAAGCGGCGGGGACTTCCGTCCGGGGGCCCACGGCCCCCAAGGGAAATTTTAAAATGGTGTCTCTCCGAAACTTACAGGTTGGGAAGGAAGGTGGAGGACGCACAGAGATCTGAGGAGGTAAGAGGGAAAAAAGTAGCCTTGACAATTGAAAAATGTATTAGAAAGGGGGCAATCCAGACGTTTTGGTGAATGGTGATGGTGGGAACCTGGCACCATGCTGGCTCTGGGGGAAGCCGGAGAGCAAGCGGCGAGACAGATGGGAGACAGGGCGCCGTGCGATCAGCCTGCGGGTGGTCGGGAGAAATTCGACTGTTCATCCTTTGTTAAAT
This window of the Toxoplasma gondii ME49 chromosome VI, whole genome shotgun sequence genome carries:
- the SRS22B gene encoding SAG-related sequence SRS22B (encoded by transcript TGME49_238460~Gene product name based on ToxoDB Community Expert Annotation.~Signal peptide predicted by SignalP 2.0 HMM (probability 1.000) with cleavage site probability 0.816 at residue 20) is translated as MKFSLLALGALALSAQQACASEGGSDNGTTQQGGSVAQHTCKDNPLSFNITDAGQSVIFTCDPSVKNLDPKLEAEQKMYKGTEAVPIISLLPGATLKAVNSNTVEQPKQRDATGNTFNFTVPALPSEQLELHVNCTATGTEASSRSQGTANDCQVNFHIASSAVRPVMAASAVAGVIASLLHFV
- a CDS encoding hypothetical protein (encoded by transcript TGME49_238450) is translated as MPTRDHSLVSGFPRLKTKKFIVLLSTYNHHVDQPLPPLGFRSTSWPCGVLTKKCEAFAKCGIGLTLWSVDKVFSHMSTWMLRQVVAFQSASGSRMFALCRDTGGKGELVGGCCFCFLKKHCSSLGNSNNAQPLEERGRESFNTTTTAVSYREALPDMNCYKCKIHIHEEGYLWSCT
- the SRS22A gene encoding SAG-related sequence SRS22A (encoded by transcript TGME49_238440~Gene product name based on ToxoDB Community Expert Annotation.~Signal peptide predicted by SignalP 2.0 HMM (probability 0.998) with cleavage site probability 0.827 at residue 20), yielding MKFSLLTLGALAISAQQASALRGNDGRSSRVIEKEAEVAKNVCLTTPLSFDIAEAGQSVTFKCDKTLKYLDPALDSKNPKMYKGSNPVTIHDFLPSASLTEVTAAADDQVSETQRGSNGSDSEKEKEYKFTVPTLPSEQQDLHVYCKAVDPSTAERTENPNACQVTFHIASSAVRPFLAAGVVAGVIASVLQFA